A genomic segment from Deltaproteobacteria bacterium encodes:
- a CDS encoding methyltransferase domain-containing protein produces MTRDAWDPAQYERFRDERARPFLDLLALVRPCPGMRVVDLGCGTGELTARLHDELAAGETLGVDRSEAMLARARPRAKDGLRFEAGDIAAFAARAAYDLVFSNAALHWIDDHAVLFAGLTAALRPGGQLAVQMPANFDHPAHVVAAEVAGEAPFRDALGGHARSGRAVLRPEEYALLLERLGYAEQHVRLQVYGHRLAARDEVVEWVKGTLLTDYQRRLPAELYARFVARYRERLLPALEDTRPYFFTFKRVLLWAQR; encoded by the coding sequence ATGACGCGTGACGCCTGGGACCCGGCGCAGTACGAGCGCTTCCGCGACGAGCGCGCGCGGCCCTTCCTCGACCTGCTGGCGCTCGTCCGCCCGTGCCCCGGGATGCGGGTGGTCGATCTCGGGTGCGGCACGGGCGAGCTGACCGCGCGTCTCCACGACGAGCTCGCGGCGGGCGAGACGCTCGGCGTCGACCGCTCCGAGGCGATGCTCGCGCGGGCGCGGCCGCGCGCGAAGGATGGGCTCCGCTTCGAGGCGGGCGACATCGCCGCCTTCGCGGCGCGCGCGGCCTACGATCTCGTCTTCTCGAACGCCGCGCTCCACTGGATCGATGACCACGCGGTGCTGTTCGCGGGCCTGACGGCGGCGCTCCGCCCGGGCGGCCAGCTCGCGGTGCAGATGCCCGCCAACTTCGACCACCCCGCCCATGTGGTCGCCGCCGAGGTGGCGGGCGAGGCGCCCTTTCGCGATGCGCTTGGCGGGCATGCGCGCTCCGGGCGCGCCGTCCTCCGGCCCGAGGAGTACGCGCTGCTCCTCGAGCGCCTCGGCTACGCGGAGCAGCACGTGCGTCTCCAGGTCTACGGCCACCGGCTGGCGGCACGCGACGAGGTGGTCGAGTGGGTGAAGGGCACGCTGCTCACCGACTACCAGCGCCGGCTGCCGGCGGAGCTCTACGCGCGCTTCGTGGCGCGCTACCGCGAGCGCCTGTTGCCCGCGCTCGAGGACACGCGCCCGTACTTCTTCACCTTCAAGCGCGTGCTCCTCTGGGCGCAGCGCTGA